GCGCCGGGCCGGGTGCGCGGACGGCCGACGGGCATGCGCACCCGCACCTTCCCCAATACGGGGATGAACTGCGGGCTGTCGGCGGCCTGGCCCGCGGTCAGTATGAACGCCAGCGGGCGGCACTTCCGGTCGCCGACGACATGGATCTTGCTGGTCTGCCCTCCCCTGGAACGCCCGAGCAGGGCGGCCTTCAGCCGGAGTTTTCGTCGGCGCCGGATGCGCCGCCGCTCTTCCCGCACGGGATCGCCTTCGGCCTCCTGTCCGGTTTGTTCGTCGCAGTCGCCCCTTTTGACCTGGCCTTCTCGGTCTCGGCGGCAGCCTTCTCCAAAGCGGTGAGGACGTCTTCGTCCATGTGCATCCCGGCAGCGTCGTGGTGGGCCCGGGCGGTGGTGGAATCGATGCTGACCAGGGACAGGTCCACCTCGCCGCGCTTCGCGGCTTCCGTGACCAGGCCCTCCATGATGGCTTCGAAGACGCCGGAGTCACGCCACTGCCGGAAGCGGTTGTGGACGGTCGACCAGGCGCCGAACTCCGTCGGCATCTCCCGCCACTGCCCGCCTGTCTTGAACCTCCAGATCACGCCCTCGAACTGCTGCCGCAGCCGCTCGGGGTACGGGCCGTACTCGCCGATCGGCAGGTACGGCTCGATCAACTCCCACTCCACATCCGTCAGTTGCGCTCGCGTCACCCAAAGAGGTCTACCGGTCCAAACCCTGCCGCGCAGGCAGATCTCGCAGATTGATCACGACGCAATACGCCCCCTAGCGGCGCGGGCGGTGAATCGGAACGTCATGACGGGGTTCTATCAGCGTTTCCCTCTGGGCTGTGAGGCAGGGGCAGGTCTGAGCAGAGAGATAGGCGGAAAGTGCGTCACCTTCGTCATCTACGGCTGATCCAGCGAGAAAGAGCCAGGTCATGGCCATCGGAGTCAGGCTTGAGTGCGTCACCCGGGACCATCGTTGATCAAACTTCGCTGGCACAAACTGTCTAGTCGTTCCTCTTGGATGGCACGGATCACCATGCATCGATCTTCGGTGGCAACCGGTCAAGGTTCGCTGTCACAGGTCACGGTGATCTGGACCGCTCGGCGATTGCCAATCGAAGTATTCCGATATATCGTTGAAGCATCGCGACAGATCGACGGTGGAGGGAGCGTGTGATGCGTTCACATGGACACGGCTTCGGACCCGGCCCGGGACAGGGCGGTTGCGGGCCCGGCCATCACGGTCGGGGTGAGCACGAGGGGCGCCGCGCCGCCTTCGGCCCGTTCGGGCCGGGGTTCGGCGGCCCCCCGTGGGGTGGCGGCCGCGGCCGCGGCCGGGGGAGGGCCCGCCGGGGTGATGTGCGCGCCTCGATCCTGGCCCTGCTGAAGGACCGCCCGATGCACGGTTACGAGATGATCCAGGAGATCGGCGAGCGCAGCGGCGGGGCCTGGAAACCCAGCCCCGGATCGGTGTACCCCACTCTTCAGCTGCTGGAGGACGAGGGGCTGATCACCAGCGAGAGTGACGGCGGCAAGAAGCTGTTCACGCTCACCGAGGCGGGGCGCGCCGAGGCCGAGTCGGTTCCCGACGCGCCCTGGGAGGAGGCCGGCCGCGGGATCGACTGGGATGCCATGAACGAGATCCGTCAGGCCGGATTCGGGCTCATGGAGGCCTTCGGCCAGGTCTGGAAGACGGGCACCCCGGATCAGCGGCAGAAGGCGATCTCGGTGATCAACGAGGCCCGCAAGAAGCTGTACCTGATCCTGGCCGACGAGGACTGAGCCCCGCCTGGGC
The genomic region above belongs to Streptomyces marianii and contains:
- a CDS encoding PadR family transcriptional regulator, whose translation is MRSHGHGFGPGPGQGGCGPGHHGRGEHEGRRAAFGPFGPGFGGPPWGGGRGRGRGRARRGDVRASILALLKDRPMHGYEMIQEIGERSGGAWKPSPGSVYPTLQLLEDEGLITSESDGGKKLFTLTEAGRAEAESVPDAPWEEAGRGIDWDAMNEIRQAGFGLMEAFGQVWKTGTPDQRQKAISVINEARKKLYLILADED